The Paraburkholderia caffeinilytica genome segment GGTGGAAGGCGCTCAGGCAGTCGGCGAACCCGAGCGGACCGGCCGTCTGCGGCGTGCGTTGCTCAAGTCGCGCATCAAGCGCGCGTTTAGCTGAAACAGGTGCGCGTATTTGTGCGCGCATCCGCATGGTCCTTTGCAGCATGTGGCGGCGGACATCCGGCGGCGTTGTGCGTGCCGAGGCGCGTACGGAAGCGTGTGCCTTATACGCCGCCCGTCACCAGCGGCAGCACCGTCAAATCCGGGTGCGTGCCGTCGACAATGCTGCGCCCCACGTGCACCCCTTCATAGAGCGCTTCCTCCACGCTGGCGAAGCTCTCCTCGCCGTCCGCATGGAACGGCACCGAATGTCCGGGGATGGCCGGATCGGCGCCCGGATGGCACACGTAACCCACATACGTGCAACGATTATCAGGCACGGCCGACGGCTTCGTTTCGTCGCGCGGGTTTTTCGGGAAGGGTGCGACGTGAATTTCGAAACCCTCGTATTCCACCATCTGCCAAGGTGCGGTTTCATCGGCCATGGCCGCCTCCGTCTTTGTCGCGTCTATCAGAAAGTCTAGGTGATTTGAACGTAAAGCGCGCCCTGAGACTGATGCGGCAAACCACGATGCTTCGACCGTGCGCTCTTCGCGGTGTCATATAGAATGACGCGCTTTGCCCGTACAAGACCCCGCCCATGTGGTTCAAAAACCTTCAGTTGCACCGTCTTCCCGCTCCGTGGTCCGTCACCCCTGAACAAATGGAGAAATGGCTCGCGCCGCACGCGTTCGCGCCCGGCAACAGCGTCGAGATGCAAAGCCACGGCTGGGCGTCGCCGCGCGACAACGACTCGCTGGTGTATTCGCTCAACGGCCAGATGCTGCTGGTGTTTCGTGCCGAAAAGAAACTGCTGCCGGCTTCGGTCGTCACGCAAGTGACCAAGGCGCGTGCGCTCGAACTCGAAGAGCAGCAGGGCTTCAAACCCGGCCGCAAGCAGATGCGCGAACTCAAGGAGCAGGTGACCGATGAACTGCTGCCGCGCGCCTTCAGCATCCGCCGCGATACGCGCGTGTGGATCGATACCCGCAACGGTTGGCTCGTGATCGATGCGAGCTCGCAAGCGGTCGCCGACGAAGTGCGCGGCCTGCTGGTGAAGTCGATCGATCAACTGCCGCTCGGCACGGTGCGCGTCACGCAGTCGCCGGTTGCGGCGATGACCGGGTGGCTGCTTTCCGGCGAAGGTCCCGCGGGTTTCACGCTCGACCAGGACACCGAGTTGCGCTCGCCGGCGGAAGGCAACGCAACGGTGCGCTACGTCGGACATACTTTGGATGCCGAAGATATGCGCCGCCATATCGAAGCCGGCAAGCAATGCATGCGGCTCGCGATGACATGGGACGATCGCGTGTCGTTCGTGTTGACGCCTTCGCTCACGATCAAGCGGATCGCACCGCTCGACGTGCTCAAGGAAGCGAGCGACCCCACCGCGCAGAACGACGACGAGCGCTTCGATTCCGATGTTACGCTGATGACCGCCGAACTCGATCGCATGCTGTGCGATCTGCTCGACGCGCTGGGCGGCGAGCAGGGCGTGGACATGCCGCAAGCCGCGGCGGCGTGAGTGACAGTCATCTGAGCTGCGCTTGTCCGTGGTCGTGCGGTGCCCCGGCGCGATGCATTCGTGCGACGGCGCCGCGTGGCAGCGTCGTCAAGCGCGAACCACCGCTACGCGTCCGGACACCACCTACAACCTGAAGTACCGCAATTGCTCGAGCAGCGTATCGCGCGCACTGGAAGCGGCGATCGAAGGCGCATCGGCGCGCGTATGGGGCGGCCTTGGCGGCGGGCGGCCGTTTCTGCGGGGGATGACGGCGCCGGAGTTGTGGGTGGCCGCGCAACTGCGCGAACGCGCCGCGACGATGGCGTGGACCCCGGGCCTCACGCTCGACTATGCTCGCGCGCTCAGTATGCTCGCCGACCCGCGTCCGTCGGGCTGGGTGAAGATGGCGCGCCTCGCCGTGCGCCGCATGGTGCGCTCGCGGCAGCAATGGCGTGAGGAAGAGCGCAGTGCGCCGGCCACGATTGAACCACGACTTAGCCACAGCCATCGCGCGACATGGCCAGGCACCGCGCATGCCCAAGTTCGACGTAGCGGTGAAAACAGCAGGCGTATCAAGAGCTTGCCGATTTTGCCGGGCAGTTATGCACAGCCTTCTGAACAAAAACTGGGGATAACTTTGTGGCCGCTGTCCGGGCGGTTTGCCTGTGAGGTTTAGCCCGTTCTTCAAGAGTCCGGTTTTTAATCGCATTGTGTGCTGTTGTTAGCGCCCGTAGCGCTTTCTGGCGCTATCTATCACGCTTTCGTGGTCACGTGCTACGCCCCCGTTTTTTCCCTTCCGGCTGCCACAGGTTCGAGTGTCAGCCGCTGATCTCTTTCGCGTACGAATATCCCTCCTCTCTTGTTCCGATTGTTGTCACTTCGACGCGGTGGTGACTGACGGGCTACTGCGTGTTTCCCCGCGGATTGCGTAGGCGCCGTGAGCGCGACGTTTGTACTGGCACAGCGGAAATGTAGTTTTAGGAATTGTCGGATAGCGGGGATGGAATGCTCCTTATAGGGTGCTTGGGTCTCAAACAAGTAAAACAAATAAGGATGACTATAAAAAACAGAAGGTCTACAGAGAGTCCTGCAGGCATGATGGCCCGCCTGCTGACCGCATTCATGCTGCTCGTGGTCGCGTTTGGCGCCAACGCGGACGATTGCTTCACGCTTTACTCAAAGTCCGGTGCAACGCCGGGTTCAAAGACCTGCAAGATTGACGTGACTAGCAATACCCCAGGCGGGATGGGCAACTACGCCTGTATCAATGACCTCGCTCTAATCGAGCAGTGGTGCAACGCAACCGACAATCCGTCCGATGACTCCTGCCCGGTGGCAGACCCGGTGTTTCCAGCAAACGGCAACGTGACGATTTCCGAAGCTGACTTTGCCAGCGGTGATACGTCTCCCCTTGTCTTTCATCGAACATATCTTTCGAAGCCCTACGACAAGACGCAGACTGCGATGGGCGGCTACTGGGTCAACAACTGGCAGCGAAGACTTGATCTGTCGGCGGTTAATGCGAGCACGCCGAAAATCGTCGCTTATCGGGGTAACGGGCAGCCTCTGACATTCAAGTGGATTAGCGGAGCGTGGGCCGTGCCGGGAACCGCGGGTCTCTCCCTAACGAAAGCCGGCGACGGGTACTTATACCTCAAGGACGAACTGCTCGGTACGACCGAAGCCTATGCGGAGATCAGCGGCAAGTTCTATTCCGAAACAACCCGCACGGGTGTGATCCGCAAGGTTTTCTATGACGGCAGGCAGCGGCTGTCGGCGATCGCCTGGTGGCCGGCCGATAACGTAATACCGGCAACAGCGACATCAATCAGGCTGGAATACGACAGTAGCGACCGCGTCATTACCTTGGTCGATCCTTTGGGAATGCCCACCGACTATGCCTACGACGGGAAAGGCAATCTTGCATCGGTAACCAGACCCTATGGCTACGTTCGTCAGTATCTCTACGAGGACGCCCGTTTTCCAAACGCATTGACAGGCGTAAAGGACGAATCCGGATCGCGGGTTGCGACGTGGACCTACGATTCCAGCGGACGTGCAATCTCGGTCACGCATCCCGACACGACACGGAATGTGTCGCTCAGCTACGGTTCCGGTACGACGACGCTCAGCGACCTATCTGGCACCAGCACATACTCCTTTGATGCCGGAGTCACCTTGCGTCCTCGAACAATTACTACGCCAGCGGGCGCGGTATCGAGGACGTGGGATTCGGCAGGGAATCTGAAGCAGAGGCAGACGCCAGATGGAGGTGTCCAGTACATCTGGGACAGCGCCAACCGGCCAACGAAAGCAATTGCAACCGTTACCGGAAATAAGACCGTAACGACGATTGAGTACGCCGATGCCAGTTCATTGCGTCCGCATCTCGTTGCGACGCCGGGCAAGATCCGTGCGTTCGTCTACGACGCGCAGGGCAACGCCACTGGCTACGCGGAGGTGCAAACGACTGACCTGACAGGCGAACAGGGGATGCAGGCGGTCGGGGCGGGCAGCAAGACGACGGTCGGCGCAAGTTACGACGGAGCGGGCCGTCTCCTGTC includes the following:
- a CDS encoding recombination-associated protein RdgC — translated: MWFKNLQLHRLPAPWSVTPEQMEKWLAPHAFAPGNSVEMQSHGWASPRDNDSLVYSLNGQMLLVFRAEKKLLPASVVTQVTKARALELEEQQGFKPGRKQMRELKEQVTDELLPRAFSIRRDTRVWIDTRNGWLVIDASSQAVADEVRGLLVKSIDQLPLGTVRVTQSPVAAMTGWLLSGEGPAGFTLDQDTELRSPAEGNATVRYVGHTLDAEDMRRHIEAGKQCMRLAMTWDDRVSFVLTPSLTIKRIAPLDVLKEASDPTAQNDDERFDSDVTLMTAELDRMLCDLLDALGGEQGVDMPQAAAA
- a CDS encoding DUF6531 domain-containing protein; protein product: MMARLLTAFMLLVVAFGANADDCFTLYSKSGATPGSKTCKIDVTSNTPGGMGNYACINDLALIEQWCNATDNPSDDSCPVADPVFPANGNVTISEADFASGDTSPLVFHRTYLSKPYDKTQTAMGGYWVNNWQRRLDLSAVNASTPKIVAYRGNGQPLTFKWISGAWAVPGTAGLSLTKAGDGYLYLKDELLGTTEAYAEISGKFYSETTRTGVIRKVFYDGRQRLSAIAWWPADNVIPATATSIRLEYDSSDRVITLVDPLGMPTDYAYDGKGNLASVTRPYGYVRQYLYEDARFPNALTGVKDESGSRVATWTYDSSGRAISVTHPDTTRNVSLSYGSGTTTLSDLSGTSTYSFDAGVTLRPRTITTPAGAVSRTWDSAGNLKQRQTPDGGVQYIWDSANRPTKAIATVTGNKTVTTIEYADASSLRPHLVATPGKIRAFVYDAQGNATGYAEVQTTDLTGEQGMQAVGAGSKTTVGASYDGAGRLLSATVIEDGQKLEDWTYTYDAKGNIATTKDAVSGWAMRTLERNAANRATQIAGNSGQASITYYGSRVTSFQYNEPASSVNGGLARVLAVDYQYAANGSVSSHSAKVSTNGAWWQPISDAELGVWLTNWELGNDPVAPPPMLTGIKGDAGAFVPEMCVECYMAWKAKFTGKLFDSELSDTLPTWGETTELMLSDQSQVPYPTLVPDLTGSAKRSMLYGALFGAASGDGGMVKCGSRGDIEWREGECHAKYESDMRLCASIAYPMGGKRGVALCKQQAFLDYQECRGY